The Miscanthus floridulus cultivar M001 chromosome 6, ASM1932011v1, whole genome shotgun sequence genomic interval TTTCCCTCTCGATCAATGTAAATAAAACGTGCCAAATGCGTCGCAACAACAGTTGGTAGAAGATGAACAGTGACAAAACTTCAGAATTTTGGGAACAGCCTATTGTGTCGCGTTTTCGGTAGATGACGATGATCAGCTACACGTGTGCCAAAACCTCAAGGTCTCCTATAACTTGAAATACCGTGTGCCCATTCCTCTAGTGTAGATGGAGGATGACATGGACATTTACCTAAAGTACAATCATACGCCTAGAGCCCAAGTGGCACTTACCACCTCTGTAAGAAATTGTACAGTCGATACACCCCAAATTTGGGAACTGGGGTGTTCTGACATATGTTTCTGAAGATACCTGCCTGCCGGGCCCTAGAGTTAGATGTAAATAACTTTTGAATGTTTCTAAATGCTGGAAGCATCTTTGTTGAATATAACCAGACAAGGTTTGTGAGCTTTTCCAATGAAGCTTAGGTAGGTTTCCTGTGAACATCAATAGCTGCATGCTTCACGTTTGAAATTTCTTGTTTATCTTCACGAGGTGGTGCTGGTTATTATGCTTTGTGAAGTATATATATGATCTTTGTATATTTTACTAGCTGTATGTATACTCGTGAGTTATTTGGTTCATTTCAAAGTACTTAATCACAATTCACGAGCTTAAGTTATCCATACAATTAAACCTCCATGTTTTGTAGACAGTGAAATATTCTCGTTCCTCAACTGAAATTCCATTGATCCGCTAATTGTTTTGTTGGTTGAGAGAAAACTTCATTGGATCCAATCAATGTGGGAATCAAGGTAGTAGTTCAAACGCGAAGTATTATGCTTGAGAACCACCTCTGGACGCAGTCTTATGTTTGGAGTTTCATTTTCTTCAAGAAGCGGTACCGTACTACCACACCATGCACATTGCATGCGACAGTTGAACAATCCTTGGTACAGTTCCAATGCCAATGCAACCGAGTCTGCACAGTGGACGGCGCTGGTTTACCATGTACAGTAGGCGTAGTACTCCATAGCTGCAGGCGGCGATGGCCTCAGTTAAGCGGTGCTCCATCGGTGTGCAGCATTGTTGGCACGAGAAATCCACCTGGTGTTCAATGTAGTAGCCGACTGTTGGAGTTCCCTGTAACCTTCCTCTAAGAACATGCAATTCTTGATCAGGCCACGCGCAGCAAACCCCATGAGCTCAGAAGGATCCACGTGACGCTGGAACCAGTGTGGAACAGCAACGTTGTAAGAGATCGCTGCACTTGGGGCTGGAGACGCGCTTCGTTCCACTTCCAGGTGTGGTTCAGGCTCTGCTTCCAGTGATGGCACTTGGACAGCTGAAGGTTCTGATGACAACATGGAACTCCCTATGCCAAACCCTTCCCAATCGACCTGCTGCCACAGCCGGTATCCATCATCACTCACGTTGTGGTTTTGGAGTTCAGATCTCTGCTCTGCAGCCAGTCTGTCAACTTCTACCTTGAGTTCCTGCAATTGCTGCCCAATTCTTTCGGTTGCTTTGTCATACAAGATCCCTCTAGAGATGTGTTGGGTATCATCACAGTTGTCAATTAGCAGGTCATCAAAGTTGATTGGGTCACCCACAACCACAATCACctagaaaatcaaataaatgatTTAGCAAATATTTTATGACAGCATTTGATGCGTCGTGTAGGTTTAGGGGCACACACCCTTTTCCCTGCTCTGGGGATGCGTTTTCCAACAGGCATTATATCCTGCATCCCAGTATGGACAAAGGGTATTACAACCGGAAGGCTGTCAGCATCCATTACCAATCTGGTAAAACAAGAGGCAATCAAACTGAGCAAAACTCAAAACTGATCATCAATAAGAACCTTAAAACACAAGTCTATAATATACATGCATAAGCAGAGTGCAGGTTGTGCTAGACAGAAGCAAACTGATGGCGGTAGGTGGTCCAGTATTCTTTAGAAAAAAAAGGGCAGTATAGGAAGGAAATAATTTTCTAACCTTCCAACACCTCTCTTGGCAGGAGCAATGGTTTTCCCTCCATCCCTTGAACGGCTTCCTTCAGGAAATATATGAACCCATCCACCACTGTTAAGCTTTGAAAGTGCCATATCCATTCCCTgaacaaagaaaaaaaaggtCTACGAGTGAAGAGCACATCCAGTGATGCATCCAATTCAATAGTCCAAATGTAATACATCAAACTCCACGATTTTAGATCAGAAAAAGATGACTTATGATATTCAAAGCATAAAGGCATTAACATTGTATAACTGGGAAGAGGGCAAAAGGAAGTGCATAAACCCATGCAGCAAGGAATACCAATATATAAATACCTTAAGTTTGACTATATAGTACTTTAACTACCAGAGACTTTGTTATGCTTGTCATCCAATTACTTCCACTAAACCAAGGAATTCTCTAAGAATAATTCTCAAATCCACATCTGCTAATTGTTTAAAAAAAATAGCACACCTCCGCCTGTTGCAAATTTCCTATTCAAAATTTTGCAAAGCCTAGTGTTGAAAttcttgtctgaattctggaggaatctggatggtttggaggaatgctggaggaatttgtgagagaaaaacactgtttcggatgaaaaaaataagcggatcaagacgggtttaagggcacgcgaacggagcctaagggcacgcgaacggagccttaaacctggcttgatccgcttattttttcatctgaaacagtgtttttctctcacaaattcctccagcattcctccaaaccatccaatgTATTGCCACCATTATTCCCCAGAAGTATGCGGGGAAAAATGACAAGTGAAGGCACATAAGAGTATCTCTGCCCTTTGCAATTTCACCATGAGGTCACGGGTTCAAGTCCTGGAAACAGCCTCTTGCAGAAATGCAGGGAAAGGCTGCGTACAAAAGACCCAAGTGGTCGGACCCTTCCCCGGACACTGCGCAAGTGGGAGCTACATGCACTAGGGCTGCCCTTTACACTACTCACTAAATTAAAATACTGATGCTTTCACAATATGAATCGTGCAGATAAATCGGTTCATCAACATTAAAAACTTTAGACCATACAGTCAAATACTTGATAACAATAAGATGAATACCTTTTGGTAGATGCCTTCACCACGAGAAACAGGTAACACCTTAACAGACCTGAAGAATGTAGACAAAACTGGATTTGTAAAGCAACGATCAGTCGCACACAGTGTCCATCTCAGCTTTTGTGCTTCCAGCATAACAGATGGTGGGAGAAGGGAGGCAATTACGAAGGGGTCATCCATTGCTGCCACATGATTGCTGACCTGAAAATGAAAATTACAAAGATAAAACAATACATGACTAGAAGCACAGCTGAAAACCTTTAGATTTACAAGCTACATCCCAACGATACACATAAGAGTAATGTGTTGCAATAAAGATAGTCCATACCGTTAGAAGAGCCTTGCCTTTAGGTCTCCCTTGTAATGCCTGATGAAGCTTCTCTGCACCATAAACCTGCACATCCTCAGAGTTTAGAGAAAACAAAACAACTAGACCAGAGTACTCAAGTGTTCTCTTGTTAGCTAGGATACCTGAACAGAGTTAAGGCCATGCATAAAAACATAGCATGCATTGCCAATAAGAGGAACAGCCAATGCTTGAAGTGAACGGAAAATAACGGAGTCTTCAATCCCATTAACTTCTTTGCCCACTGATAAATAACAAATAACTCATCAGTACGATCACCTTTTATTTTTATCATGAGATCAAAATCGAAGCTTAAACATAAGTTGTAGCAACCAGATTTTGCGTAGGTGCAGTTCCAATAGTGAAACTGATACTAAATGTTCAAAGAAGCTGTAAACATTTACGTCCAGCGACCATTACAATACTGAAGTGGGCACACTAGCGTCATGACGAACCAACAGCTGTGATATTAACTCACAGGTGCAAAACTGCCGCACGCCACATTTGAACCAAActggtgcaaaaaaaaaaaaaccacacTTATTTATACCTCTCTTCCTGTAGAATCTCAAAGCACTGGACGAAGGCTTTGCCGCCGCCTCAGGAGACGTGTCTGTCGATGTGGAGCTCCAATCCCCGCCCCGGTCCCTCTGCAGCAGGGCCCGAACGCGATCCGACCACCGCCGGACCGCCTCCGTGGCGACACGGCCGTCCGCCCGAAGCCACAGCGATCGGTGGTCCACGGGCGCCACGCGGAACCTGTTGCGGATCTGCGTCCCCACCACCCGCGCGCGCTCCGCCCACGGAA includes:
- the LOC136457072 gene encoding uncharacterized protein, coding for MPLPAMTHSSAYLLPAPTAPSNPTGAATTTYALVVLNQRLPRFAPLLWSRARLRVCADGGANRVFDGMPELLPGEDPAEVRTRYKPDVIKGDMDSIRPEVKEYYSNLGTNIVDESHDQDTTDLHKCVSFITSNLPIPEKSNLCILVLGALGGRFDHEMGNINVLYRFSNIKIILLSDDCSIFLLPKTHSHEIHIEKSVEGPHCGLIPMGGPSAITTTTGLRWNLVGKEVNGIEDSVIFRSLQALAVPLIGNACYVFMHGLNSVQVYGAEKLHQALQGRPKGKALLTVSNHVAAMDDPFVIASLLPPSVMLEAQKLRWTLCATDRCFTNPVLSTFFRSVKVLPVSRGEGIYQKGMDMALSKLNSGGWVHIFPEGSRSRDGGKTIAPAKRGVGRLVMDADSLPVVIPFVHTGMQDIMPVGKRIPRAGKRVIVVVGDPINFDDLLIDNCDDTQHISRGILYDKATERIGQQLQELKVEVDRLAAEQRSELQNHNVSDDGYRLWQQVDWEGFGIGSSMLSSEPSAVQVPSLEAEPEPHLEVERSASPAPSAAISYNVAVPHWFQRHVDPSELMGFAARGLIKNCMFLEEGYRELQQSATTLNTRWISRANNAAHRWSTA